A stretch of Henckelia pumila isolate YLH828 chromosome 4, ASM3356847v2, whole genome shotgun sequence DNA encodes these proteins:
- the LOC140861645 gene encoding serine/threonine-protein phosphatase 7 long form homolog produces the protein MGFYGVLLCGSRQYDNHLITALVERWRRETHTFYFRCGEATITLQDIFIIWGLPIDGEPVIGIDVSHRVEEWQHICLNLLGFTPLTSHFKGGHLSMTALYEHCMAAHIDDNSPEIDVIKYTRCVALMIIGGIMVPDYQGGSVRLIFLQLLWDIERIRSYSWGSAVLAFLYRELCNATRIGKAIISGPLFILQIWAWNRITFVNPDMNELSLIVRQNEFEENIPYALYGARWSNVFSYTHLPTHAVRIIRDCFDRMTNVEFNWIVYNKKDVDVKAIISTYDNRIWRCVCPLICFDIVERHRPDRVLRQFKMRQSIPRPAVDNDNLHNVNRIGLQ, from the exons aTGGGGTTTTATGGTGTTTTGCTGTGTGGATCTCGACAATATGATAATCATTTAATTACTGCTTTGGTTGAACGATGGCGACGTGAAACACATACCTTTTATTTTAGATGTGGTGAAGCAACCATTACTTTACAGGATATTTTCATTATTTGGGGTCTGCCTATTGATGGTGAGCCTGTAATTGGTATAGATGTTTCACACAGAGTTGAAGAGTGGCAGcatatatgtttgaatttattggGATTTACGCCACTCACGTCGCATTTCAAAGGTGGTCACTTATCGATGACTGCTTTATATGAGCATTGCATGGCTGCACATATCGATGATAATAGTCCAGAAATAGATGTCATAAAATATACCCGTTGTGTAGCATTAATGATTATTGGAGGAATCATGGTTCCAGATTATCAAGGAGGATCTGTTAGATTGATTTTTTTGCAACTACTTTGGGATATTGAACGCATAAGATCTTATAGTTGGGGAAGTGCAGTTCTGGCATTTCTATATCGTGAGTTATGCAATGCAACACGGATAGGAAAAGCTATAATATCCGGGCCTCTATTTATCCTACAG ATATGGGCATGGAACAGGATTACATTTGTTAATCCTGATATGAATGAATTATCTCTGATTGTGCGTCAAAATGAATTCGAGGAAAATATTCCATATGCTCTTTATGGTGCACG gtGGTCAAATGTGTTTAGTTACACTCATTTACCAACGCACGCTGTTAGAATTATAAGGGATTGCTTCGATCGTATGACTAATGTCGAG TTTAACTGGATAGTTTACAACAAAAAAGATGTTGATGTTAAAGCGATCATTAGTACATACGATAATAGAATCTGGCGATGTGTTTGTCCTCTGATTTGTTTTGATATTGTGGAGAGGCATCGTCCTGATCGGGTCTTGAGGCAGTTCAAAATGCGACAATCTATTCCTAGGCCTGCAGTTGACAACGATAACCTACACAATGTTAATAGAATAGGCCTgcagtg